GGGGGACATGTCGCGGCGCTACCACGCATGGCGGGAGGCGGAGGACGTCTCCGAGCGCGCGCTCTACGTGCTGGACGGTGACGGGGTGATTGCCTGGTCGCACGTGTCGCCCCCGGCGGTGAACCCCGGCGTGGACGGCGTGCTGGATGCGTTGGAGAAGCTGTCCAGGGGCACGGCAACGCACGAGGTGCGCTCTTGACCCGCCTGAAAAGAGCGCCGGGCCCGGGCGATCACTTCCAGGGGCCCCGCGCCGCGCCCGTCATCCTGGTGGAGTACGGCGACTACCAGTGCCCGTACTGCGGACAGGCCTACTGGGAGGTGAAGAAGCTCCAGCAGGGCCTGGGTACGCGACTGGGGTTCGTGTTCCGCAACTTCCCGCTGACCCAGGCGCACCCGCTGGCGCTCCAGGCCGCGGAGGCCGCCGAGGCCGCGGCCGTGCAAGATCGCTTCTGGGAGATGCACGACCTGCTCTACGAGAACCAGGACGCGCTGGAGATGCCCGTGCTGGTGTCCCACGCGGAGGCCCTGTCCCTGGACATGGACCGCTTCCGCGCGGACCTGGCCTCGCACCGGTTCGAGGAGCGCGTGCGCCGGGACTTCATGGACGGCGCGCGCAGCGGCGTGAACGGGACGCCGACGTTCTTCGCCAACGGCTACCGGCACGACGGCCCCTTCAGCGCGGCCGCGCTGCTGGAGGCGCTGGCGGGAGGACTGGACGCCTCCCGCTGACGCCCCTGCCGTTCTAGCCCGCCTTCGCGAGCGGAGGCGGCGACGCCGCGAAGGCCGCGCCGGGCACCGTGTAGGCATGGGCCGTGAGGGTCTCCACGATCGCCTCGCCCACGGAGGCCTGCACGTCGTTGAACTCGGTGGGCTTGCAGAAGATGCACACCGCCAGCACGGGACCCTGGAGCGTGAACTCCGCGACCTCCACCTGGGGGACCGGCTTCGCCTGGACGCCCTGCACACTGGGCATGCGCTCCAGCAGCGACTGCATGAGCAGCTTCACGTCCGCACCGTGCACCAGCGGCACCTTGACGGTCATCTTGCGGTGCGGGTGGTGGCTGTAATTGATGATGTTGTCGCTGAACATCTGGTTGTTGCCCACGGAGATCCGCACGTTGTCCGTCGTGTCGAGCGTGGTGACGAACAGGCCAATCTCCTGCACGTAGCCGACGACCCCACCCGCTTCGATCTCCTCGCCCACCCGGAAGGGGCGCAGCACGAGCAGGAACACGCCCGCGGCGAAGTTGGCGAGCAGTCCGGACCACGCGGCGCCAATGGCGATACCCGCGGCGGCGATCAACGCGGCGAAGGACGTCGTCTCCACGCCCATCAGCCCCAGGATGCCGACCACCAGCATCAGGGTCAGGGTGCCGGTGAAGAGCGAACCGATGTAGCGGATGAGCGTGGCATCCAGCTGCCGCCGCTGAAGGCCCATGTCCAGCACCTTGCGGAACCCACCGATGACCGTCCGCCCGATGAACCAGACAATCAACGCCCCGATGACCTTGAGCAGGAGCGGGAGCGCCTCCGTCATGGCCAGTGACTTCAACTGAACGACAAACTCATCCATTGGCATGAACCCTTTGACACGGACCAGATCTGGCCCGTGTCTTTTGCACGGGGCAGGCCACGGCATGCAAGTGCACTGACTGAGAATCCACAGCTGTCCAGGAGGGCAATCCTGACCCGTCAGTCCGGGAGCTGACACGACTGGGGTGGGGACTGACACGTCAAGGGGGGCGTGGCGGAGTCCTTGCGTGAAGGAGGGCGGGAGGAGACGGTGGGGTCATGCGACTGATTCCAGTTCCGCTCCTGATGCTGTTGAGCGCGTGCACCGCCTCGCGTGTCGAGGTCCCTCCGGCCACGGGGGACGAGGTGACGGTGTTCATCCACGGCTATCGTGGGTCGTTCCTCGTCACGGCGGACGCGAAGCGCGAACGGGCGTGGGTGTCCGTGGGCGAGCTGCTGACGCGCGGCGACCGTTCGCTGGCGCTGCCGTTCCCTGGGCAGCGGCTGGCGCAGGACTTTGGAGCGCTCACGGTGGACGGGCCGGTGACGCGCTTCACGGTGCTGCCGTGGGTGGCGCGCTACGACGTCTACAAGGGCTTCCTGGAGTTCGCGCGCGACCGGCTGCCGGGCCTCGTGGTGTTCGACTACGACTGGCGACAGGACAACCGCGTGACGGCGAAGCGGCTGTGCGCGCTGTTGGAGGAGCTCGCCAGCGCGCGGGGCGGCCGGGTGAAGGTGAACCTGGTGGCGCACAGCATGGGGGGGCTCGTCACGTTGCACTGCCTGCGCTACGGCGCCGGCGATGACACGGGCGAGCCCACGTGGGCGGGCGCGAGGCACGTGAAGCGGGTCGTGTTCCTGGGCACGCCCTTCGGTGGGGCGCCGGGCATGTTCGACGACTTCACGCTGGGAACGCCGGTGGGGCGCAACCACGCGCTGCTGTCTCCCGAGGCGCTGTTCACCTTCGCCTCCGCGTTCCAGCTCATGCCTGCTCAGAGCGACTTCTTCGTGGACGCGAGCGGCCAGCCGGTGGCCTTCGACGCGTACCGGCCGGACGCGTGGGTGGGGGGGGGGTGGGGCGTGTTCCAGGACGCGGTGGTGCGCGAGCTGCCCGCGTATCGCCAGCAGTTGGAGCGGATGTTGGAGGCGCGCTCGGGCCTGGCGCGGGCGCTGTCGGAGCGTGAGGGGCCGCCGCCGCCCTTCCGCGCGCTGGCGGTGGT
This portion of the Corallococcus silvisoli genome encodes:
- a CDS encoding DsbA family protein, whose protein sequence is MTRLKRAPGPGDHFQGPRAAPVILVEYGDYQCPYCGQAYWEVKKLQQGLGTRLGFVFRNFPLTQAHPLALQAAEAAEAAAVQDRFWEMHDLLYENQDALEMPVLVSHAEALSLDMDRFRADLASHRFEERVRRDFMDGARSGVNGTPTFFANGYRHDGPFSAAALLEALAGGLDASR
- a CDS encoding mechanosensitive ion channel family protein; amino-acid sequence: MTEALPLLLKVIGALIVWFIGRTVIGGFRKVLDMGLQRRQLDATLIRYIGSLFTGTLTLMLVVGILGLMGVETTSFAALIAAAGIAIGAAWSGLLANFAAGVFLLVLRPFRVGEEIEAGGVVGYVQEIGLFVTTLDTTDNVRISVGNNQMFSDNIINYSHHPHRKMTVKVPLVHGADVKLLMQSLLERMPSVQGVQAKPVPQVEVAEFTLQGPVLAVCIFCKPTEFNDVQASVGEAIVETLTAHAYTVPGAAFAASPPPLAKAG
- a CDS encoding lipase/acyltransferase domain-containing protein codes for the protein MRLIPVPLLMLLSACTASRVEVPPATGDEVTVFIHGYRGSFLVTADAKRERAWVSVGELLTRGDRSLALPFPGQRLAQDFGALTVDGPVTRFTVLPWVARYDVYKGFLEFARDRLPGLVVFDYDWRQDNRVTAKRLCALLEELASARGGRVKVNLVAHSMGGLVTLHCLRYGAGDDTGEPTWAGARHVKRVVFLGTPFGGAPGMFDDFTLGTPVGRNHALLSPEALFTFASAFQLMPAQSDFFVDASGQPVAFDAYRPDAWVGGGWGVFQDAVVRELPAYRQQLERMLEARSGLARALSEREGPPPPFRALAVVGVGHPLIKSFRVIDGKPTFEDPILADGDGSVLTTRALPPAPLHVDRLETKADHVEMVGDRDVQEAVARFLEGD